The Deltaproteobacteria bacterium genome has a segment encoding these proteins:
- a CDS encoding DUF3047 domain-containing protein: protein MSRLYLQKLKLLIWLPALLGLAQIILIADIHAEQKTPSILKLAPGPAWQVVGIFSGSNTYYTFTKSKQGEAFIHAHYRPPQQTVTLGYRLKNPKPYRYFSWRWRVGQFPINADEKIEGHMDNAAAVYLTFASGLRRYVIKYIWSTKYPPGANWRTTSGILKKMQVVVRQGPPTVTDSWHHESIVITNEFHRYFGGDIKDKPPPIAGVGILSDGDGTRSEVKADYSDFLLYD from the coding sequence ATGAGCCGGCTTTATTTGCAAAAACTCAAGTTATTAATTTGGCTACCAGCGCTATTGGGTTTAGCGCAAATAATCTTAATTGCTGATATACACGCAGAACAAAAAACGCCATCTATTTTAAAACTTGCTCCTGGTCCAGCCTGGCAAGTGGTGGGAATATTTTCTGGTAGTAACACCTATTATACATTTACCAAAAGCAAACAGGGTGAGGCTTTTATTCATGCTCATTATCGGCCGCCGCAACAAACTGTGACTTTGGGTTATCGCCTTAAGAACCCCAAGCCTTATCGTTATTTTTCGTGGCGTTGGCGGGTCGGGCAATTCCCAATCAATGCGGACGAAAAAATTGAAGGCCATATGGATAATGCTGCTGCGGTATATTTAACTTTCGCCAGTGGTTTGCGTCGTTATGTAATAAAATACATCTGGAGTACAAAATATCCACCTGGGGCCAATTGGCGAACTACTTCTGGTATTTTAAAAAAGATGCAGGTTGTGGTACGCCAAGGTCCTCCAACAGTCACTGATAGTTGGCATCATGAATCAATAGTTATAACTAATGAATTTCATCGTTATTTTGGTGGTGATATTAAAGATAAACCACCACCTATTGCTGGAGTTGGAATTCTCTCAGATGGTGATGGTACTCGTAGTGAAGTCAAGGCTGATTATAGTGACTTTCTGCTATATGACTAA
- a CDS encoding MMPL family transporter, producing the protein MPALENLASRIITYASRLAHHIYEHTVSYLAIVFLLTVASLFLMTRLELKSDFIELLPQNYQSVRDLRLIISKVGGIGHLSIAIESTDIKASQRFADDLAEILHRDYRDRIRYVDYKIDSITAFYKKYAGLFISLTDLKDIEQRLHEHIDREKRRHMPLFIDLLEDDEDYNEAQALNFDDIKAKYEKKQHGTKNYIDGYYTGEDGHLLAMLLKPQGGSTNVTAIARLLKDINVTIMGLNPKSYAPDLHYAFAGSYAMGLEEYETLKSDILGTAILCLSLIGLAIFIFFRRIRAVVLLGLSSIVAVCWTFAIAQLTIGYLNTVTAFLGAIVAGAGINYGIIFLARYFEELRLGHEIAASLSIAISKTIMSTFAAAVTTAVAFSVFGFSEVKSFSQFGLLGALGVLFMWIAAYTFLPAMIVLAERFWTSINKAKHQGLMSDELSLVFLHACWRRPRLVISLFAIAGIIAIIAFIHYLPNALEYDISRLRTKSSMNSGTAKLDERISKIFPRSMTPAALYVGSPERAAAVCKALLEHKKLAGDAAGIERCRSIYSFLPEQQPEKLAVIKDIRHLLTDSLIKTLAQEQQKEVRELRDSMPERVLGITDVPDEMAHYFTDTEGKIGTFVYVDPRAGRNLWNAKNLIRFTNDIRRITLSNGEIMTSSGEAVIFADLLNLLKRDSPRATLASFLGVFLVVLLMFRGFKPSIFVSLVLLSGTILMLGLMALLNIKLNFFNFMALPMTFGIGVDYSINLFQRYREEGRGHIDKALRRTGSAVFLCSLTTIIGYAVLIVGDSRALMSLGWLAILGEFTCITAAMIGMPALINYIETRVKIINDKE; encoded by the coding sequence ATGCCAGCTTTAGAAAATCTTGCATCACGTATTATAACTTATGCATCCAGATTAGCTCACCATATATATGAACATACGGTTTCATATCTTGCTATAGTTTTTTTGTTAACTGTAGCATCGTTATTTTTAATGACCAGGCTAGAGCTAAAAAGTGATTTCATTGAACTATTGCCACAAAATTATCAAAGTGTACGTGATTTACGTTTAATTATTAGTAAGGTCGGAGGAATTGGGCATTTATCTATAGCGATTGAATCAACTGATATAAAAGCATCACAGCGTTTTGCTGATGATTTAGCAGAAATATTACATCGTGATTATCGCGACCGAATACGCTATGTTGATTATAAAATTGATAGCATTACAGCATTTTATAAAAAATATGCTGGTCTGTTTATCTCTCTTACTGACTTAAAAGATATTGAGCAGCGTTTGCACGAACATATCGATCGTGAAAAACGTCGACATATGCCTTTATTTATTGATTTGCTTGAAGATGATGAAGATTACAATGAAGCGCAAGCGCTTAATTTTGATGATATCAAAGCAAAGTATGAAAAAAAACAACATGGCACTAAAAATTATATAGATGGCTATTATACTGGTGAAGATGGTCATTTGCTCGCTATGTTATTAAAGCCACAAGGAGGCAGTACCAATGTAACTGCAATAGCGCGATTGCTTAAAGATATCAATGTCACCATAATGGGGCTTAATCCCAAAAGCTATGCGCCAGATTTACATTACGCCTTTGCAGGTAGTTATGCGATGGGTCTTGAGGAATATGAAACTTTAAAAAGTGATATTCTGGGTACTGCAATTTTATGTTTAAGCTTGATTGGTTTGGCGATATTTATATTCTTTAGACGTATAAGAGCTGTAGTATTATTAGGTCTTTCTAGTATCGTAGCGGTTTGCTGGACTTTTGCTATTGCGCAACTAACTATTGGTTATCTCAATACGGTAACGGCATTTCTTGGCGCCATTGTTGCCGGTGCCGGCATAAATTACGGCATTATTTTTTTGGCGCGCTATTTTGAAGAACTGCGGCTAGGGCATGAAATAGCAGCGTCATTGTCAATCGCAATAAGCAAAACCATAATGTCTACTTTCGCAGCCGCGGTTACCACCGCCGTGGCTTTTAGCGTCTTTGGTTTTTCAGAAGTTAAATCATTTTCTCAATTTGGTTTGCTTGGTGCACTGGGTGTGCTTTTTATGTGGATCGCGGCTTACACTTTTTTACCCGCGATGATTGTTTTGGCAGAGCGTTTCTGGACTTCAATAAATAAAGCAAAGCACCAAGGATTAATGAGTGATGAATTGTCTTTGGTTTTTTTACATGCGTGTTGGCGTCGACCTCGTTTAGTTATAAGTCTCTTTGCTATTGCAGGTATAATCGCGATAATAGCTTTTATTCATTATCTACCTAATGCTCTCGAGTATGACATTTCACGTTTGCGTACTAAAAGTAGTATGAATTCAGGCACTGCTAAACTTGATGAGCGCATAAGCAAAATTTTCCCACGTTCAATGACACCAGCAGCACTATATGTCGGCAGCCCTGAGCGGGCAGCTGCAGTATGCAAAGCTTTACTTGAACATAAAAAGCTTGCTGGTGATGCAGCGGGCATAGAACGCTGTCGTTCGATTTATTCATTTTTACCTGAACAACAACCAGAAAAACTTGCAGTTATTAAAGATATTCGCCACTTACTTACTGATTCTTTAATTAAAACATTAGCGCAAGAACAACAAAAAGAAGTTAGAGAATTACGCGATTCAATGCCAGAGCGTGTACTTGGTATTACCGATGTACCTGATGAGATGGCCCACTATTTTACCGATACCGAAGGTAAAATCGGTACGTTTGTATATGTTGACCCTCGGGCTGGTCGCAATCTTTGGAATGCCAAGAATTTAATACGTTTTACTAATGATATTCGTCGTATTACCCTGAGTAACGGTGAAATTATGACATCGTCTGGAGAGGCAGTGATTTTTGCCGATTTATTGAATCTACTTAAACGAGATAGCCCACGAGCGACTTTAGCCTCGTTTTTAGGTGTATTTTTAGTGGTATTGCTAATGTTTCGTGGTTTTAAACCGTCAATTTTTGTCTCGCTAGTATTGCTTAGTGGCACTATATTGATGTTAGGTTTAATGGCGCTATTAAATATAAAACTAAACTTTTTTAATTTTATGGCATTACCAATGACTTTTGGTATTGGGGTTGATTACTCGATAAATTTATTTCAGCGTTATCGTGAAGAAGGCAGGGGTCATATTGATAAAGCTTTGCGTCGCACTGGGTCGGCA